One window of the Actinomyces wuliandei genome contains the following:
- a CDS encoding ABC transporter substrate-binding protein — protein sequence MPTPDSTTGPDHTPDSPVQEPDPSAPGLDPGGDLGDDPGGDLGDVTADNAADILAQEEPPQPENSGSRPSRRRLLAVGGLAAAAVVGVGSWLTLRRSNQGVVGAAEELPLVIGGDICAAPLYAAYHQGYFDDAGLNVTLARTQRTEDTKDALSAGRYIGAPGIFFSWLEPIYNGINARLTAGVHSGCLQLVVANDSPISSYADLKGATIGVPSLSSSAFAYFSIGLARAGIDVDPEHGDITWTTIDEDSLGTRLTNGDVDAIMGSDPAPLLPVFDGAAHVIESNDDEPFCCAVALNGDFVSRRPEEARALTEAWLRGADYLAASEANRKEIARIEVDNSYVAADQSLVEQVLETYGWRASATAFREAIEPGIEDFKTTGYIDADVDAAELADTVYADLGITR from the coding sequence ATGCCTACCCCCGACAGCACCACCGGACCAGATCACACCCCTGACAGCCCCGTCCAGGAGCCCGACCCCAGCGCCCCCGGCCTTGACCCTGGCGGCGACCTTGGTGATGACCCTGGCGGCGACCTTGGTGACGTGACCGCCGACAACGCCGCCGACATCCTCGCCCAAGAAGAGCCTCCGCAGCCCGAGAACAGCGGCTCCCGTCCGTCACGCCGCCGACTGCTGGCCGTCGGCGGGCTCGCCGCTGCGGCCGTGGTCGGCGTGGGCTCCTGGCTCACCCTGCGTCGCTCCAACCAGGGCGTCGTCGGCGCCGCTGAGGAGCTGCCGCTGGTCATCGGCGGCGACATCTGCGCCGCCCCGCTGTACGCCGCCTACCACCAGGGTTACTTCGACGACGCTGGCCTCAACGTCACGCTCGCGCGCACCCAGCGCACCGAGGACACCAAGGACGCCCTCAGCGCCGGGAGGTACATCGGCGCCCCCGGCATCTTCTTCTCCTGGCTTGAGCCCATCTACAACGGCATCAACGCCAGGCTGACCGCCGGCGTCCACTCCGGCTGCCTCCAGCTCGTGGTCGCCAACGACTCCCCCATCTCCTCCTACGCAGACCTCAAGGGAGCCACCATCGGAGTCCCCTCCCTGTCCTCCTCGGCCTTCGCCTACTTCTCGATCGGCCTGGCCAGGGCCGGCATCGACGTGGATCCCGAGCACGGAGACATCACCTGGACCACTATCGACGAGGACTCACTGGGTACCCGCCTGACCAACGGCGACGTCGACGCGATCATGGGCTCGGACCCGGCGCCGCTGCTGCCCGTGTTCGACGGTGCCGCCCACGTGATCGAGTCCAACGATGACGAGCCCTTCTGCTGCGCGGTAGCCCTCAACGGTGACTTCGTCTCCCGCCGCCCCGAGGAGGCCAGGGCGCTGACCGAGGCGTGGCTGAGAGGGGCGGACTACCTGGCCGCCTCCGAGGCGAACCGTAAGGAGATTGCCAGGATCGAGGTGGACAACAGCTATGTGGCCGCCGACCAGTCCCTGGTGGAGCAGGTGCTGGAGACCTACGGCTGGCGCGCCTCGGCGACAGCCTTCCGTGAGGCTATCGAGCCGGGCATTGAGGACTTCAAGACCACCGGCTACATTGACGCCGATGTTGATGCTGCTGAGCTTGCTGACACCGTCTACGCGGACCTGGGGATCACCCGATGA
- a CDS encoding ABC transporter permease, whose amino-acid sequence MTAEVRTAEAAGDTAPAATTAAADAPTPPPVSTAPRSPRGQAWHARQSRVAAAGLAVWVLYAVVVALVPDVAGARSADTAPLLALVSAWVLVLGAWTAVAAARPGGGAAGALAHRLSWVVFFGAWFTLWQLTTVKTGLLDPPYFVAPEVLIEALTDDWTLLARCLGSSALLFLTGYAIGSVLGFVTGLLMGWSRRADYWLHPLLQTVGPVPAASLLPLAVLVLPTTYASATFIVAFGAWFPMATMTRAGVRSVPRTYVDVARTLGANESFLVRRVAVPAALPDMLTGLFTGLGTSLAALMTAELVGVDQGLAWYINWVKGWADYPRMYVGLAVLVLFCRALMILLFTLRSSLLAWQQNLVRW is encoded by the coding sequence ATGACCGCCGAGGTGCGGACGGCTGAGGCAGCAGGGGACACCGCCCCTGCTGCGACGACGGCTGCGGCCGACGCCCCCACGCCACCACCCGTGTCCACGGCGCCCAGGTCCCCCAGAGGCCAGGCCTGGCACGCCCGCCAGAGCCGGGTCGCGGCGGCAGGGCTGGCCGTCTGGGTGCTGTACGCCGTCGTCGTCGCCCTGGTACCCGATGTCGCCGGGGCACGCAGCGCGGACACGGCTCCGCTGCTCGCCCTGGTCAGCGCCTGGGTCCTGGTGCTGGGAGCGTGGACGGCGGTGGCTGCGGCCCGTCCGGGAGGGGGTGCGGCGGGGGCACTGGCTCACCGGCTGTCCTGGGTCGTGTTCTTCGGAGCCTGGTTCACCCTCTGGCAACTGACCACGGTCAAGACCGGGCTGCTCGATCCTCCGTACTTTGTCGCCCCGGAGGTACTCATTGAGGCGCTGACCGACGACTGGACGCTGCTGGCAAGGTGCCTGGGCTCCTCCGCGCTGCTGTTCCTGACCGGATACGCCATCGGCTCCGTCCTGGGGTTTGTCACCGGTCTGCTCATGGGGTGGTCGCGGCGGGCCGACTACTGGCTGCACCCTCTGCTGCAGACGGTCGGGCCGGTGCCTGCGGCCTCGCTGCTGCCGCTGGCGGTGCTCGTCCTGCCGACGACGTACGCCTCGGCCACCTTCATCGTCGCCTTCGGCGCCTGGTTCCCTATGGCGACCATGACCCGTGCCGGAGTGCGCTCTGTCCCGCGAACCTATGTCGACGTCGCCCGCACCCTCGGGGCCAACGAGTCCTTCCTGGTGCGTCGCGTCGCTGTCCCGGCCGCCCTGCCGGACATGCTCACCGGCCTGTTCACGGGCCTGGGCACGAGCCTGGCCGCGCTGATGACCGCTGAGCTGGTGGGTGTTGACCAGGGGCTCGCCTGGTACATCAACTGGGTCAAGGGCTGGGCCGACTACCCACGTATGTACGTGGGCCTGGCCGTGCTGGTCCTCTTCTGCCGCGCCCTGATGATCCTGCTGTTCACGCTGCGCTCCTCGCTGCTGGCATGGCAGCAGAACCTAGTGAGGTGGTGA